TAAGACTATGCAGAGGTGGAACcgatcttttgtttttaaagatatatttataCGAGTGATAGAAGGGTAAAACTTTGTATCTAGTACTGGCAAGCAGTGAAATATCACTAATATGTCTATTAGGGCAATTAACTAATatgaaggagggggggggaggcgAAGGAAGGGTGATCTCACTGCTTGAATTTTGAGTTCTGACTTTCAGCCTGCAGCTCTTTCCATGAAGGTAGTTTCATGCTACTCACTATGATTCAGTCCTCTAGTTAGCTTTCAACCACTGAGTTGGCTCTCCTGTTTTGTCCTTAATGCTTGAAGTAGGTTATAAAAATAGCTTTGTATTTCCTAAAACCTAGCAAACCATGTCAAAAGCATGGTCATTTTAGACCATGATTatgctttcatttctgtttgtcttactTGTAGGCACTTAAAGAAATTTTCTGTCAAAATCATTGAATGTAAATCTCCATCCATCAGCTTAGTCATACTATCAAATTCTTAACAAATAGGTATAGATACTACTTTATTACAGTGTGTGAAAACAATTTGCAGTTAACCTGTTTTTAACACTGCCAGAGATACAATACAAATAAGATCTTAACAGTAGCAGCTAATTATATTTCAGTATCTTTACAGTCCAAGCATACCTTATTGGTAATGCTCTTTCAGCATTGGGAAgcgttttaaaaacaacaaaaaaactgagTTCAGTTTTATTTGCATGTTGTTCTTCTGAGGTAACAATCAAGTATGAAGGAGATTGTAGTAGTATGTAAATTTGAATAACGTCTTCACATTCATAGATCTCTTCTCCATAGTGAATGTGTTGttattggttggttgttttgttaaTCAGGTATGCTGGGCAGATGGGATGACAGTCAAAGATTTTTGTCTGACCACCCATATCTTGTGTGTAAAGAAACAGCTAAATATCTCATCTTATGGTGTTTTCATCTAGAAGCCAAACAGGTACTAGGAAGACCTTTAAACTGCTTTAAAGTATGCAGTTTCCCACTTAACACTACAGAAAAGCTGTCCAAGTTGATGAGCCATTTAATTACTCTTCTCCCTGTCTTCCCATGTCCATGTTATCGTATTGAAGGAAGCCTCCAAAACACATTACTACATTAGATCTAGTCTCAGCTAATAAACAGCCCCTTTGCTTCTGTCAGCAtcagtttttttctctttaggaaTCAAATGCAAAGATGTTGCTGAATTTTAGATAGTTATACTTCTAAGCTAACTTCTGTAATTATGtaatttctcttttcagaaaAGAGCTCTGATGGAACAAATAGCACACCAAGCAGTTGTGATGCAGTTTATTATAGAAATGGCCAGAAGTTGTAATGTGGATCCAAGAGGCTGTTTTCGTCTATTTTTCAAAAAAGCCAAAGTAAGTCAGAGCTTGTAGAACACTGAGAGAAACTCTTGATACCCTTGTAAGGGATCAGTGTTCTGAAGGAGCTTTCTTCTTGACAGTTGGAGGTGAAATATGTTACTGACTGAATCAAGCTTATGGGGAAGTGTTGTTTTGTTGGCAGTTCATTCTAGGATGAATGTTTTGTGTAATTCTGATCTTGAGAATGGAAgttccatggattctcgttaggCCAGAGGGAAAGCAGAACATAGCATGGGAACTGCAGGAGTGTGGAATAATGAAGTGCCACCTAAATTACAGCGGCAAAGAggactatgaagttggtgaagggtttggagaggaaaccaTATGGGGAGCAgctaaaatcacttggtttgttcagcctggagaagaggaggctaagaggagacctcatcgtggtctacagcttcctcacaaggggaggaggaagggcaggcgctgatctcttctctttagcgaccaatgacagaacctgagggaatggcaggaagatgtgccaggggaggtttaggttggacatgaggaaaagcttcttcacccagagggtgctggacactggaacaggctccccagggaggtgccacggccccaagcctgacagtattcaagaagaaactggacaacaccctcagacacacggtgtgacctgtgcgGTTGTtatatgcaggggcaggagttggactcgatgatccttgtgggtcccttccaactcaggacattctatgattctatgattctatgactgagcATCCTATTTCGCTTATAATAATACCTCTCTACGCAGTTCGTGGCAGGGCCCAATTTGGGGTCTGTTTCTCTTCAGTCAGTCATAGTTAGCTCTGGAATgctgagagagggagagggagagatgtGAGAAGACTGAAGCTGCGGTTTGACGCAGGTTCTATATTAAATTATCTAAGACCGAAGAATCAAGTCATACTGATCTTAATGCTGCCTTAAGGACTTAAGTTGACATTCACTTTCATTCATGCTTTGCTTTTGAATTGACTGCCGCCATGAGTACCTTTTTTCTTAAGGCTTCTGAGATGGAATAAAGGAAGggttaaaattatatatttttttgttcttacaTGTTCTCAGGTGAATGAATAACTCAGTTCCTATACTCATCAAATGCTAAAGTCTCTctttaaaaccaaccaaccaaccaaccaaccaaccaaaaaacagtaTACCCGAATCTTCTTTTTAAGCTGACTGGTGCTAATATTGTTATTGACTTGTCCAAACCATTATCCTTCAATGAGTACAATATGCATTACCACAAGGCTTCTTTTTAGCAGTATGTATGCTTACAACTAGAAGTAAATCTGGCTgagatgaaaaatatttcactCTTCTCTTTATAGGCAGGGGAAGAAGGCTATTTGGAAGCTTTTAAAACTGAGCTTGAAGCGTTCAAATCAAGAGTGAGAATCTGTTCACAGTCTCAAGGCTTTCAAGCCATGTCAGTACAGAATCCCAGTGTCTATACTGGTATTGTAGGAGGACTGGAGTCTTTGTCACAGGTAGgctttttatttccagaaatgaATATAACTCCTCTATTAGGAATAGGTTTTTGCTACACTCTTGAGAAGATGTACTTTTTGAGATCTAGGAATAGGCCTCTTGATACTCGGAGCACTATCAGTTCTAACGTGCGCTATTATCAATATGCAAGAGAGATTGTTTCTCAAAGCTCTCACGATTTATATTGTCAAAAGGCATATGTTAGTTCAGTGCTCTTGAATAATTGTGCTAAATGGAAAACTGCATCATTAACCTGTTCAGGTACTagaattaaatatattttgtatCACAGGAGGTGAGATGAGCTTTCAGCTGAAAATGACTAATCCCATTAATGGAAACATACAGGTAGTCAAGTCAAGGGAAATTTACACTGCGTTGCGATACCCTGCCCTTGTTTTTATCTTTGTCTTGGAACACTGGGGTCTTTGGTTTCGGTGCTAGTGGTGATCACATCTTGGGCTGAAAAGTTTAAAGGCCTTTAAAAGCTgggtgttggggaaggagacACAATTTAAAGTACTTTGAAATAAATTTGGTCAAGGTACCTGTTTGGTAAGATCTGGTAATTGATCCCTAAGTAAATGCACAATAAGGGGACAGTATACTAGCTAAGTTTAAAGAAGCTTCTTGACATTCACATTACGGTAATACTgtctgggtttggggttttttttttaagaaattatattttattacaaACTTATCTTAAGACAGGCAAAATAGAGAGCTTGACTTAGTTCTCTGTAAGTGTATGTATGTATTGAGATTAAGCTTTCAATTCTTCATTTGTTGCGGAATGCAAATGATCTACAAGGGTATGTAAACAGAAGTGTCTGCAATTTAAACTCAGTGCTACAAAAAGATGAAGAACCCAAAATGATGGACACAGTATAGCACTGTTAAGACTGAGGCAAAgtactctttcttttttattacaaAGAATGTGGTTATTTTCTTGACACATTTTTATGGGTATCACACTTTATTTTTCGTGCTTCGAGTGGGGGGGGGATTTGGAGGGATGGTAATCCAGAAATACTTGTAATAATGTTTGAAAACGTGCTGCTAGGTTTTTGGTTGTTTATGAAGAATGGAGTTCTCATTGCCAAACGTGAAACTGGATGTGTTTTATGCTACTAAATTTGCCTTTCATGATTTAGGGAATTAAAGTATGAAAAATTGCACAAATACAATGTTTACAGTAAGTGATAGATTTCTGGTGGAATCTGCTGTTGTTATTAGATATGGGTATGTCTTATTCTATGAATACTGGAGATCACAATTATACTTCTTCTATATTGCTGGTATAGCTCTTAAATCTGGTTTTATCATTAATAGCAATAAATTGGTATGACATCAGTACTGCAGATCTAGATGGCGTCAATTAAAACACTTGCTCTCTACCTGTTacattttgctttcagaaaaaaatctcgTGTGTTGTTCCCCTCCCCCCCACATAAATAACATTTGCTTACATATGATCTTTGGGTTGTGTGGTCACTGAgaaactttctttttcatttttaagacttctttagtttaaattagcaattaaaaaacaaaaacaaacaaacaaacaaaaaaacagaaacaaaaccaaaaccaaaaccaaaaccaaactagaTCTGTAATGGAGTGAAAAGTATTAGATGAAGAGAACAAAAGGGGACCTTCAGGTACAGTGGGTGGGATGAGACTCCGCTTTCAACAAAAAGCTTGATCATAGTCAAGAGCCAAGCACTTGTAAGTCAGGTTTTGGCAGGTATTTCATATACTGCTGAACTAAAGCTCTTTTTATTAAGTGAATGATTTCTGAAATTATCAACTTAAGTACTGAGAAATAGGAAGATCTTTAAAAGCCTTCTGGTTTAGAATCTTAGGACCAGAATAAACCTGGTGTCAGAGCTTCTGCAATCCAAAATTTCTGCCAAACTTTTCAAACTTGCTGCTTCTATAGCAGCTCTGTCTATGAACACGTACTCCGTAGCGGAGCTATTTCAAGGAAGAGTCTGTACCTCAAATATCAGTATAAATGTTTGCTTCACATGTTTTTACAGGAGCCTTTTATATGTATGGTCTCTGAGCCAGATTTTCTGTTGTTTACTTGACCCTCTGCTGCATTGCTCTGATCGCACACAGGGTTTGGGATGCATTTTAGAATAAAATTTTGACTAACCCAAGAAAATGAGTTGGTATAACTAGTTCTCATAGAGCCTACCCGCAGTTGCTGACGCAGGCAAACCAGCTCTTGTGCAACACTAACTATTTTTTCTTGTAGGCTCTAATTAAGATATAGTGAAATCTGAGTCTGTTGTAGTACACAGTGGGATAAGTATTAGTAAAAAATGAGCAATAGATCAGCTGATGTAAGCTCTTTTCTTGGCCCTAGTACTACTGTCTGGAACACTTGTGTTTTATCCTCAGGTTATCTGCTGTTCTGTCTAGCTGTCAGGCAAACAATAAGGATTCAAGGAAACAACACAccgcatccaggccatgagcagaAGAGGTTGGTTGTTGTCACAAAACCAGAAGCTATATGGAACTGATGACAGTAATTGAATTAGATGGTGTCTTACATCCCTTCTGATACCAGGAGCCCCAAGGTGATGGCATCAGATGGATCTCTCTTCTGGTGTACAGTATGCTGCATAGTCCTGTCTGCACTAAACAtgttaacagaatcacagaatgttaggcattggaaggcacctcaaaagatcatctagtccaatccccccgccggagcaggaacacctagatgaggctacacgggaaggtgtccaggcgggttttgaatgtctccagagaaggagactccacaggccccctgggcagcctgttccagtgttctgttaccctcactgggaagaagtttcttctcaaatttaagtggaacctcttgtgttccagtttgaacccattcccccttgtcttaccattggttgtcaccgagaagagcctggctccatcctcgtgacactcaccctttatatatttgtaaacattaataaggtcacccctcagtctcctcttctccaagctccagagccccagctcccttagcctttcctcataagggagatgctccactcccttaatcatctttgttgccctacactggactctctccagcagttccctgtccttcttgaactggggggcccagaactggacacaatagtccaggtgtggtctcaccagggcagagcagaggggcaggagaacctgtctcgacctactaaccaccccctttctaatccgccccaggatcccattggccttcctggccacaagggcacagtgctggctcatggtcatcctgctgtccaccaggacccccaggtccctttctcctacactgctctctaataggtcattccccaacttatactggaacctggggttgttcctacgcagattcaagactctacacatacccttgttatatttcattaaatttttccccgcccaactctccagcctgtccaggtctcgctggatggcagcacagccttctggtgtgtcagccactcctcccagcttggtgtcatcagcaaacctgctgacagtacactctattccctcatacaaatcattaatgaatatattgaataataccggccccagtactgacccttgaggcactccgctagatacaggcctccaaccggactctccccattgaccacgactctctggcttctttccttcagccagttcgcagtccacctcactatccacATCATACAGAGGATAAAACTGGGAGATCACAAAGGTCTTGCTCTCTTCctccatggccagcatctgaagaggaccctgcctgttctcctgtctactgctgagtccagttCAGGACTTCCTGATGTCTGCCCTGTAGCTGCTGGTGTGATGCCAGCCATGCACAAGACACCACTGCACTCAGCTGGGAAATTCAgtattggttttgtatgttttgcattattttctcttattattactattatttgtaaagcatttttttaaaccttCCAACTTttaagtctctcccttttcctcctgttccCTTAGTGGGTAGGGCAGGAGTTAATAGAGAGTatttgccacagtttattgttgccctgcaataaacGGTGACAACCATACAGTATTCCTAGGGCAGCCTTTGAGCTTTGCACTGGACTGCAAGACACAGGCAACACTGTCTACTACTCAAAATGGAGCCTCTATTTCTGAGAACTCCCCCTGCACAAACTTTCCTATGAGATCTCCTGGACAAGTTATTGAACCCTCACCGGGTCTAATGTATGTTTTATAATGTACACGATATATTAGCACAGTGATACAAATAAATAGATACACATATATTGGGGATGTATGCTCAAAATTTTTTTACTGATAGGGGTGCACAATGAAAAATAGTTTGCGGACCAGTGCTCTACATGGCAGCCAGGGAgcatggcctcacctggagcctctggcagaaaacaccaggagagACCCAAGGTCAATCTCTAGGGCAGGGATACCAAACTCATttttcactgggggtcacatcagcctcgcggttgcctttaaagggccaaatgtaattttaggactgtataaatgtgacTACTCCTTCATTTAGTTGTCTTTTCCATTCCTCTGTATTTTAAGTTGCACATAATGGCCTTTGCCATTTTTGTCAGTATTCCTTCTATTACAGCATTTCACATAATGAATGAGAAGAGTCTAAATGCAGTAGCTAAGAAGCTGCATGGACTTCTATATTTAGTATTGctgctagattaaaaaaaaagttaactctCTGTTATATTTGAACTATATTGTATACcttaatacatatatacatatcttCCATAGAATTCTATAGGAAAGTTTAAAAACTTGATAGAACATGTATtccatagattttttttcaagcAATTTGTACTGGTCTGATTAGATTTCTGTAGGCCCTAACTGATTTAATCTACAAATTTCATTTCCATAGCACTTTTTCGCAAATTAGAGCTATCCTTAAATTTGTTGATGTTGCCTCTAGTTATTTAGAGGTTTAAAACTAGGctgtttttatttgtcttttttttttttatttttccctcagaCTCCCAGACTCTGGACTCCAAGTTTTAGTCCAGGCTGTGATCACATCAGGTTGtactgatacagggaattgacaactaACACTTAACACTTAATAACTAACACTTAACACTTAGAGAACTAACCCTActccacatcactaaagacatttagagagctgaccctttaacccacatcactattgcctagccttgcttaactctgtgtaacttattgtacgaaaaacaggacttcactgatgccttgcaaggataataatccttgggtgcatccttggtgcatccttgggtgaattagattacagaaacttgggcacaggacaggagatatgccagttttaaccaccTCAGCAGTCTGaaacctaaccaactcatcacactggaccaaaggtgaccgtgtacagagaaagaggacccgggttcacgatcactgtgcagctgcaaccaggaggagccagaggtggaaactctggaaatggtctcccggaactcattgtaataagaatcaccttctcggggacaggttatgaatatgtataggcgttcctaaaattttcatgaatatgtaacactttactgcatttaaccaagctcacagctactgtaattttacacacgcattaggtgaaatgattccccgtgtgtccggcgttgtaaataaatgcataccttccttataacttcAGGGAttgtaaggtcattccgtgcCACAGTACATTGTCAGACCTACTGAAGTTGTGGAGTAAAACCAGTATTTTGTGGTAGAGATGTTTCAGCACTGTGATTCTGTATAGCTTGAAAGTAACTTTTCCTATtgcttatttaaaatttcttttttacaTTAGTGATTCATATTCATCAATTTTGGGGATTTCTTACTGTATACTATGCATCTTAATATTCTCAATGTCTTAATGCCTCCCTTATCATTTGTCAATCAGGTTTGTGTCCTGTGTGTTCCTGTTTATGGCTGCCTCCTTATTAATCCCTTTTGCATTGAAAAGGCCCTTGACCAGATACCCTTAAAGGAGCAGATGCTCTCCTACTGCATACCCTTACACTACCTGCCATTCAGTAAGCATGCTGAGGCCTTGTCTATGCATATAGATTGTCTGACTAAATATTCCAATTATGGACAACATGAGACTGACTAAGCTGGTGAAACTCAGTGTAACCTGGATACCTCATTCCCTTAAACTGCTCTGAAAATCCcagtattggaaaaaaaaaaaatcagcaacagaATGAAGTTGCTCCTGGGACTGTTGCAGAAATTTGCAATCATATTAACAGTTCTTATAGCACCATGTTTTCACTTATTAGCCTGACTCCTCACACAGTTTTACTTCTGCTGTAGCTGTCTTTGGCTACAAGGAATGGGCAATACTTTGTTTTAATAGAAATCAAATTGGTAGTTCCTGAAAGTACTAATATTGAACCATCTTATTCTTcaaggggatgggggggggggggggcaggaggggaataAATTACAGTATTAGGGGGCACCATTATAGTGATAAACCCTTATTCACAATCAGGTTATATTAAAGTTGTCTATTATAAGCTGATTCaattcagatgatttttttttttccagtgaagaatCAAAACATTTTTGTAAAATTCAGATTTATACCCTGGAAAGTTTCAATATGCAAAAGCTGCATTCTGTCATACATGTTCCACCTTTCTTTCAGGGGTCAGGGAAAGGAGGCTGAATAAGAGTCATTTAGTTTCCACGCTTATTTTGTCTTCGGTGCTTTGTTGAGATAATCaacaaaagcaccaaatatgGTGGTAATTTGGTAACCTAGATATCTACCAAATAGAGATGGTATTAAAATGAGTAAAATAATTTTAGGGAACCCTCTGAAATATCTGCAAAATGCTGCTAATTTCTACCATAATTAGTCTGGATGAATCTGGAGCAATGATTTTAGAGATAATCAAAATCATGCAAAAGTCTTTTTAAGGTttgaaccaaaagaaaaaagatggtaTTCTAAATCCACTGTGCAATCTCTTACTTGCTGCTAACCTTTTTCTACTACTTGAAATTGGTCTCAGTTATACAAGAACTTCATGTGGCTCAACAGACTGGTGGCTTTAGAATTTGTGCCAacaactgttctttttttctctgagatAGTTTTCCATATAAATAGTATGCTCTATATTGATGAGTAAACCTACTTTGTGTTGAAGAATTTATTTTAAGCTAAAAGTCACTTAGGTAACAGGGGTCAGCTACATTTACAGAAATATAACTTTATACTTCCTTCTTTgatccctaaccccaacactatgCTCAATGGTTctatcatggtttaaccccaggttAAACCAATTTCATTGGTCCCTGTTCTGTTTTCACATCATTATGTGAATTCCAGCAGGACATTTATTGCTCAGGAACAAGCTGAAGCCAAACTACTTGCTTCTAGTcagtttttcttgcctttctgaaTGAAGGTGTGATGTCTTGTACTTTCCCTGTCTGAATTATGGCTCTATGAAGAAGCATTGTTCAAGTTAAAACAGAGGATGAAGGCAGAGAAACAAGGATCTTAAGCTATGACTAGAAGCCATCTTCATGTTCTTTTGAACCTGGGGCTTGCAAACATTGGGCCTACTAGTCACACAAATTCTGAAAGCTGAAGGGTTGCTATGACAAGTAGAGATCAATGTGGACCAAAGTTGACCATAGTCACTTTCCTCTTCTTGAGGATGCTACCTGCATAGATAAGCTGCTTTTCTGGCTCTGAACCACCTGAGAATTCCACCAGAGAAAGGATCCTCAAGAAGCTGATTAATCTGGGTTTACACTAGGACTATTAGAGCCATGTTTATTTTGCAAAACTAAAACAGCTGGGGCAAGCCAGCGAACAGAACATAATCCTAACCAGTTGTACTAGagaaaaactgaaagagaaaaccaGTATCTGCTTTTGCTCATTAAATACATGTTGCATCAAATACATTCTTGTTGTGCAATCTAGAATTTattaattattactattatttattattttatgtctTTAGGATACTCTATGATGCCATggcctgtgcaaaaaaaaaaaaaaaaggacctgaAACAGGTTTCCATGAAATCATTAATCTTTTCTTGTTCAGGAAGACTTCCTGAAGACAATAGGCCACACTGTGCTCTGCTAGCTATGTATGcgctaaattattttatttacttcagtAGAGTTGATATAGATTTATAACAGTGTGACAGAAACAGAATTTAACTCATTAAACTGACTGGGACAAAGCAGACAAAATTCTTTACCTGTTTGGAGGTTGCACAAACATGACTGAGGGTGGATTTACCCTTCTCTGCTTGCAGAAAAAGATAAGTGATGTCACCCGATGTTTTATATCCATGTAAGCACATTCAAACCTAAATTTTGACCAAAGTTTAAGTTTTAacctaaaaaaaaagaatttcatAAATTCGTTCATATCTTCTTTGTCAGTTTTACTCAAAATATGCTAAAACAAAATCCTTAGAAGGTAGAAACAGAATTTCTATCCAATCTTCCATATAAACTTCAAGTATAGAATTAAGTTGAGGGTGCAATTAGACTTTACTAACAGTAGGAGTATTGTTATGCTGGTCTTCCTAACAATCCACTGAAAAAAAAGTGGTCTTTGGactggaaaaaaatccatttccttTGTCATGAACtgtgtgatgtatttttttcttgtctatTGTATCATGGGAGGTGTATTGGGACATGCCAAACAGACTCACCATTGGCCAAAGTTGAGCTAATTAGCAAAGCTGGTGATGCTTCTGtgataatgtatttaagaaaaggcaaaaaatgctGTGCAGCGGCTGTGAGAGGAGTAAGAATATATGAaagaaacaaccctgcagacacTTAGagcagaaggagggagaggagatgcCAGAGCAAGATTCCACTGAAGCCCCTGGAGAGGACCACATTGAAGTAGGTTGTCCCCCTACAGCCCAtccaccctgcagcccatggaggacctcaTGCCAGAGCAGGGGAAGAGCATGAGGAGAAAGGAGTGAAATAGAGGAATTGTTATCAACTAACTGAAATTCCCATTGCCCATCCCTCCTGCATTGCTTGGGGGGAAGAGGTAGAAGATTTATGAATACAGGTGAGAATAGGAAgaaggggggatggggggaaggtgtttttagtgttgtttttatttctcactCTCCTACTCTGTTATTAACTggcaaagaaataaattaatttccctaaGTCTAgtttgttttgcccatgatggtagctggtgagtgatctccctgcCCTTATCTTGACCTGCAaactttttcatcttattttgtcCCCCGTCCTGTTGTGGAGGGGGAGTGGTAGAGCAGCTTGGCAGGCACCTGGTGGTCAGCCAAGGTTAACCCACCACACTATTATAATTGAGGTTTGGGTCTCTGTTTTAATCTCAGTGTCTGTTTGTGTGGCTTTGGAGTGAGAGACCTTCTTCTCAATTTCCATTTATGTTTGCTCTTGAATAAGGAGACCCTCTTGCTCCTTTGAGGGTGCTGAACAGCAGCTCAATAGGCATGGGCCAGGCACAACACAGTGTTAGAACTAGCTGTGTTTCATTAGGGTAAGTAAGACTCTCTTTCAAATAGTGTAATAGTTTGATGggattacatgcctttttaggcaTGAAATCAAAAGCTATTGGGGGCATTAAAGGCCCTACGCACCTGCCCAACTCCTCCCATACACCCTAGCACCTAGGAATTGTTCACCTTAGAACATGTTCCTATGTGTCAATCCCAATTAGTCATTTAACCTTATGAAcaataatcaaaataaaaatcagactcACAATACACACCAGTATGTACAGTCAGATTACACAAGGATATTCAAGGAACTGAAAGGTGATTACAAAAAGGCTATAAAAACCTGTCCTGGAGGAAAGGAAGGGATAGGTgccattctttcctttttccacaAATTGTCTCTCAGAGGACAAAAGTGGAAAGGTGTAATTACTGATTTTCTCAATGAGATGGTTCTTGGAGTACTGTGACAGCAGCAATGCAGGGCCAGAAtaccaggtcaggctcaaggccaTTGCTTTTCTCATAGCTGTCccagacaaaacaaagcaaagtgataaacaaaacagcaaatggcaaaaactgaaaacaatcattaacaGTTTCTGGAATTCATTGCATAGTAAGAAAGGGATCAAGCAccgtgtactggttttggctgggatagagttaattttcttcatagtggctTGTATGGtattatgttttggatttgtgatgaaagcagtgttgataacacactgatgttttatttattactgttcagtgcttacacagcatcaaggcc
This window of the Patagioenas fasciata isolate bPatFas1 chromosome W, bPatFas1.hap1, whole genome shotgun sequence genome carries:
- the LOC136114486 gene encoding hsp90 co-chaperone Cdc37-like 1, which produces MTWKDGEGQMMDELAGQLRQYEENLSCSLVSAVEELSRKVHQLKEDTPYLYRPVSQLLGVNVLLLNRGQRGYTPQATLWFYLRDHGEDMRRWDGKSTSTLEAWRKDIEDEDISKSFIQKHEQKIRYFGMLGRWDDSQRFLSDHPYLVCKETAKYLILWCFHLEAKQKRALMEQIAHQAVVMQFIIEMARSCNVDPRGCFRLFFKKAKAGEEGYLEAFKTELEAFKSRVRICSQSQGFQAMSVQNPSVYTGILSILHLLRNANDLQGYVNRSVCNLNSVLQKDEEPKMMDTV